The proteins below come from a single Aegilops tauschii subsp. strangulata cultivar AL8/78 chromosome 6, Aet v6.0, whole genome shotgun sequence genomic window:
- the LOC141025998 gene encoding uncharacterized protein, producing the protein MGTAANRNGIGILMNKSLKYGLVDVKRRGDWIIVVKQVVEDLVLNVISAYAPQVGHNENTKREFWEVLEYMLRSVPIGEKLFIGGDLNGHVGTSNTGFEGAHGGFGYDIRN; encoded by the coding sequence ATGGGGACGGCTGCAAACAGAAATGGCATAGGCATCTTGATGaacaagagcctcaagtatggaCTGGTAGATGTCAAGAGACGTGGGGACTGGATTATTGTGGTCAAGCAAGTAGTTGAGGACTTGGTTCTCAATGTTATCAGCGCGTATGCCCCGCAAGTAGGTCACAATGAGAACACCAAGAGGGAGTTCTGGGAAGTCCTGGAATACATGCTTAGGAGTGTACCAATTGGTgagaagctcttcataggaggagaccTCAATGGCCACGTGGGTACATCTAACACAGGTTTTGAAGGGGCGCATGGGGGCTTTGGCTATGACATCAGGAATTAA